A DNA window from Pseudomonas sp. GD03919 contains the following coding sequences:
- a CDS encoding enhanced serine sensitivity protein SseB C-terminal domain-containing protein: MSSSIHSTHYADSPDLALAVLRHPTLERALSAACSQLAVREAFLAALRDPAIGPQPRLLLAISGADMNGQRRLAALVAELLPDEVELDLIALADDSLSRAVRERCEPFYSA; the protein is encoded by the coding sequence ATGTCTTCCTCGATCCATTCCACCCATTACGCCGACAGCCCCGATCTGGCTCTGGCCGTGCTGCGTCATCCCACTCTGGAGCGGGCGTTGTCTGCCGCCTGTAGCCAGCTTGCCGTGCGTGAAGCCTTTCTGGCTGCGTTGCGTGATCCGGCCATTGGCCCACAGCCGAGGCTTTTGTTGGCGATTTCCGGTGCGGATATGAATGGCCAGCGGCGCCTGGCGGCGTTGGTGGCCGAATTGTTGCCGGATGAGGTTGAGCTGGATCTGATCGCGCTGGCCGACGACAGCCTGTCGCGTGCCGTGCGTGAGCGCTGCGAGCCGTTCTACAGCGCCTGA